In Leptospira ellinghausenii, the following proteins share a genomic window:
- the yihA gene encoding ribosome biogenesis GTP-binding protein YihA/YsxC codes for MHKYSKEIPFPETKFFTSIAKLEEKEDLDSVQSIAFMGRSNSGKSSLLNALSNHRGLAKVSKTPGKTKLINIFRTKVGFNLIDLPGFGYSKASHKEHKDMMNLLEGFLNSWKQLKVLFILCDSQREFPEEELSTIEVAMEKKIKPVVIRTKIDKLNQSGQHKVRTEMEDAMNEIGVPFRVFYISATTGRGIGELREFILETLGIQTKVSKVEP; via the coding sequence ATGCACAAATATTCCAAAGAAATTCCTTTTCCTGAAACCAAATTTTTCACTTCTATTGCCAAATTGGAAGAAAAGGAAGATTTAGACTCGGTTCAATCCATTGCATTTATGGGAAGATCCAACTCTGGAAAATCTAGTTTGCTCAATGCGTTATCCAATCATAGAGGTCTTGCAAAAGTATCAAAAACTCCTGGAAAAACAAAACTAATCAACATTTTCAGAACCAAAGTTGGCTTTAATTTGATCGACTTACCAGGATTTGGTTATTCGAAAGCATCTCACAAAGAACATAAAGATATGATGAATCTTTTAGAAGGATTTCTCAATTCATGGAAACAACTTAAAGTTTTATTTATACTATGTGATTCCCAAAGGGAGTTCCCAGAAGAGGAGTTGTCTACAATCGAAGTAGCAATGGAAAAAAAAATTAAACCCGTTGTGATCAGAACGAAAATTGATAAATTAAATCAAAGTGGACAACACAAAGTGCGAACAGAAATGGAAGATGCTATGAATGAGATAGGAGTTCCGTTTCGAGTATTTTATATTTCTGCAACAACGGGAAGAGGAATAGGAGAATTACGAGAATTTATATTAGAAACACTTGGAATTCAAACGAAGGTATCCAAAGTGGAACCGTAA
- a CDS encoding MGMT family protein: MTTSNSKSPNFYESVYNIVKKIPKGKVTTYGHIALLLGNPRAARAVGYALNSLKKDRESKIPWQRVINRQGRISFKGDSFRADLQKKILQTEGVFFDLGGDQLDFGKYGWFP; this comes from the coding sequence ATGACCACTTCCAATTCGAAAAGTCCGAATTTTTACGAATCCGTTTATAACATCGTAAAAAAAATACCTAAGGGAAAAGTGACTACGTATGGACATATCGCGTTATTACTGGGTAACCCAAGAGCAGCCAGGGCCGTTGGGTATGCATTGAATTCACTCAAAAAAGATAGGGAGTCAAAAATTCCATGGCAACGAGTGATCAACCGCCAAGGGAGGATTTCTTTTAAAGGAGATAGTTTTCGCGCGGATTTACAAAAAAAAATCTTACAAACAGAAGGTGTTTTCTTTGATTTAGGTGGTGATCAATTGGATTTTGGCAAGTACGGATGGTTTCCATAA
- a CDS encoding ferritin-like domain-containing protein has protein sequence MKLSEYAKHLLLAPNLEDKLFTPAKHWDEEIDDKPLRIQKPGRSHLIQFSDKKVKIPRLEHLNLESNKGLTLHHFANHELMAIELFAWAILAFPNAPKSIRNGWVKTIEEEQTHLKLYINRMNDFGVQFGDIPLNYIFWKQLEQFHTLESFSAVMSLSFEGANLDYSQVYAKVFSYFGDLKTSEIMLTIFEDEVKHVKRGVRAFEKSIPPEKNSWEYYLTLIQFPFTPRRAKGYLFFPETRYLAGLDQDFVNHLSNYEDKYTGRVNLESVKKFGLGSELMRKNRLDSLTNRL, from the coding sequence ATGAAACTTTCCGAATACGCAAAACATCTGTTACTTGCTCCAAATTTGGAAGATAAATTATTTACTCCTGCAAAACATTGGGATGAAGAAATAGACGATAAACCCCTTCGCATTCAAAAACCTGGAAGAAGTCATTTGATTCAGTTTTCTGATAAAAAAGTGAAAATTCCACGACTTGAACATTTAAATTTAGAATCCAATAAAGGACTTACTCTACATCATTTTGCAAACCATGAGCTCATGGCAATCGAACTGTTTGCCTGGGCAATTTTAGCATTTCCAAACGCTCCAAAATCCATCCGAAATGGATGGGTGAAAACGATAGAAGAAGAACAAACCCATCTTAAATTGTACATAAACAGGATGAATGATTTTGGAGTTCAATTTGGAGATATCCCGTTAAATTATATTTTTTGGAAACAACTAGAACAGTTTCACACCTTAGAGTCATTTTCAGCAGTTATGTCATTGTCTTTTGAAGGAGCTAACTTAGATTATTCGCAAGTGTATGCAAAAGTATTCTCCTATTTCGGAGATTTAAAAACTTCCGAAATCATGCTCACTATCTTTGAAGATGAAGTGAAACACGTCAAAAGAGGAGTGCGTGCATTTGAGAAATCAATTCCTCCCGAAAAAAACTCTTGGGAATATTATCTGACTCTCATCCAATTTCCATTCACTCCAAGACGTGCAAAAGGATATTTGTTTTTTCCTGAAACAAGATACCTCGCAGGTTTGGACCAAGATTTTGTGAACCATTTGTCCAATTATGAGGATAAATATACAGGCCGGGTCAATTTGGAATCAGTCAAAAAATTTGGTCTTGGATCAGAACTGATGCGTAAAAACAGACTTGATTCTCTTACCAATCGACTTTAG
- a CDS encoding porin, with protein MPTRNQFLSLLSILSIIFLFSGNLFAEETNETTQNKDTNQIVQKNQNESSNQTQENHIVLPKSLKFGAFVDTYYSHNANHPRSKERAYTTQAVRNDEFNINLGFVDAKWQEEKIRGRIALQFGTSVNTNYAAEVSKDVSSNQNAVKHIQEAYVGFKLTKNTWLDAGIYFGHIGHESWISSDNWNYTRALALDYVPYYSSGVRLTTKFSEKFQFQFHVMNGWQNITDQNKDKSVGTQFKYHFTPNLILTANQFVGNEAPDYERKQTRLYNNTIVEWKVLDWLSFAMSGDIGAQKTKESLSYEPWWKEINPVLPMYISRESRVYNQWYHGTFWTSFRYEDIFRLSFRLERFYDPKQVLAPTYTRNGFLTNGYTITFDLLNWLPGLLRLEAIQRESMDPVFETDNNKRTRVERLFVVAATVRI; from the coding sequence ATGCCAACACGGAATCAATTTCTTTCATTACTCTCCATTCTTTCCATTATTTTCCTGTTCTCAGGAAATCTATTTGCTGAGGAAACGAATGAAACAACTCAAAATAAAGATACAAATCAAATCGTCCAAAAGAACCAAAACGAGTCATCCAATCAAACTCAAGAGAATCATATTGTATTGCCTAAAAGTTTAAAATTCGGCGCCTTCGTTGATACTTACTATTCGCATAATGCAAATCATCCTCGCTCAAAAGAACGTGCCTATACTACACAAGCGGTTCGGAATGATGAGTTTAATATCAATTTAGGATTTGTCGATGCAAAGTGGCAGGAAGAAAAAATCCGAGGTAGAATTGCATTGCAGTTTGGAACTTCTGTGAATACAAATTATGCAGCAGAAGTGAGTAAAGATGTCAGTTCGAATCAAAATGCTGTCAAACACATCCAAGAAGCCTATGTTGGTTTTAAGTTAACCAAAAACACATGGCTGGATGCTGGGATTTATTTCGGTCATATTGGACATGAATCTTGGATTTCTTCAGATAATTGGAATTATACGAGAGCACTTGCACTTGACTATGTTCCTTATTATTCGTCAGGAGTAAGATTAACAACTAAGTTTAGTGAAAAATTCCAATTCCAATTTCATGTGATGAATGGATGGCAAAACATTACCGATCAAAACAAAGATAAATCTGTAGGAACTCAATTTAAATACCATTTTACTCCTAATTTGATTCTGACTGCGAATCAATTTGTAGGGAATGAAGCACCAGACTATGAACGAAAACAGACCAGGTTATACAATAATACAATTGTAGAATGGAAAGTTTTAGATTGGTTGTCATTTGCTATGTCTGGGGACATTGGAGCACAAAAGACAAAAGAATCATTATCCTATGAACCATGGTGGAAAGAAATCAATCCTGTACTGCCAATGTACATCAGTCGAGAGTCTCGAGTTTATAACCAATGGTATCACGGTACATTCTGGACAAGTTTTCGGTATGAAGATATTTTTAGGCTTAGTTTTCGTTTAGAACGATTTTATGATCCAAAACAAGTGTTAGCTCCCACATATACACGAAATGGTTTTTTAACTAATGGGTATACGATCACTTTTGATTTATTAAATTGGTTACCTGGACTTTTACGACTTGAAGCCATCCAAAGGGAATCGATGGATCCTGTTTTTGAAACAGATAATAACAAAAGGACTAGAGTAGAGCGATTGTTTGTGGTCGCGGCAACAGTTAGGATATAA
- a CDS encoding tRNA lysidine(34) synthetase translates to MPNLALKLKKGLEETGRLVRYHELKKISRTNPSVILTGHHCKDYTESIFLHLTRGGGKKSFYTLPPFDGERFLPLVFLEDQELRDLYEYVSTHMRIFEDESNSDPIYKRNRIRMELLPILEREKWNFHKTYWNFHDRTQLNIQFDGIMSPNQTISPKMFRIPHETWMSLNLSAKKELIDFHLKLMGMYPLYKSGFENFHLQSEGERAFLENKNCYLYKSKFGDLFIIDKKSSAFKKAISYREGNQLTIEWNQNQFRIKDPEERYSLGSWHHGQKIQIRSGNKEISECMRENGIPFFLRTFIPILYFENEPIQILFSLFSKNEKNYPKRIYLER, encoded by the coding sequence ATCCCAAATCTCGCCTTAAAACTAAAAAAAGGACTCGAAGAAACTGGTAGATTAGTCCGCTACCATGAACTTAAAAAAATTTCGCGCACAAACCCTTCAGTAATTCTTACAGGTCACCATTGCAAAGATTACACCGAATCTATTTTCTTACACCTAACAAGAGGTGGTGGGAAAAAATCATTTTATACACTTCCTCCATTTGATGGCGAACGATTTTTACCATTAGTATTCCTAGAAGACCAAGAACTAAGGGATCTTTATGAATATGTTTCAACTCATATGCGAATTTTTGAAGATGAATCAAATTCAGACCCCATTTACAAACGAAATCGAATCCGAATGGAATTGTTACCCATTCTCGAACGAGAGAAATGGAATTTCCATAAAACATATTGGAATTTCCATGATCGAACACAACTCAATATCCAATTTGATGGTATAATGAGCCCAAACCAAACGATATCTCCCAAAATGTTTCGGATCCCACATGAAACATGGATGAGTTTAAATTTATCTGCAAAAAAAGAATTAATCGACTTTCATTTAAAGCTGATGGGAATGTATCCACTTTATAAATCTGGATTTGAAAATTTTCATCTACAATCCGAAGGGGAAAGAGCATTTTTAGAAAACAAAAATTGTTATTTATACAAATCAAAGTTTGGTGATCTTTTTATCATTGATAAAAAGTCTTCCGCATTTAAAAAAGCAATCTCTTATCGTGAAGGAAACCAACTTACGATTGAATGGAATCAAAACCAATTTAGAATCAAAGACCCTGAAGAAAGGTATTCACTTGGATCATGGCATCATGGGCAAAAAATTCAAATTCGCTCAGGAAACAAGGAAATTTCGGAATGTATGCGGGAGAATGGTATTCCATTTTTCCTTAGAACTTTTATTCCCATCCTTTATTTTGAAAATGAACCGATTCAAATTTTATTTTCGCTCTTCTCCAAAAACGAAAAGAATTATCCCAAACGAATCTATTTGGAAAGGTGA
- the thiD gene encoding bifunctional hydroxymethylpyrimidine kinase/phosphomethylpyrimidine kinase, with protein sequence MKKDFPITLTIAGSDSGGGAGVQADLKTFSSLATFGTTVFTCLTAQNPDGVSGIYEISPDFVSSQLQAVSNYFPIKSAKTGMLYSKDIIKAVAAFFYENPDIQLVLDPVMVATSGAKLLKDDAIQSLIEDLIPLSKLITPNLDEASLLLGETINQYDQLVPMAKKLYKKFNVPVLLKGGHLPNAIEAIDVLFDGNSVYEFSKTFLKDKHTHGTGCTYSAAITAFLAHGKNLAEAVGSAKEYLHLTLEDDIVTGPIHHLNHFPEPSN encoded by the coding sequence ATGAAAAAAGATTTCCCAATCACACTAACGATCGCCGGTTCGGATTCGGGTGGTGGCGCAGGAGTCCAAGCCGATCTCAAAACGTTTTCATCCTTAGCGACATTTGGAACCACCGTATTCACTTGTTTAACAGCACAAAATCCTGATGGGGTTTCTGGGATTTATGAAATCTCACCTGATTTTGTTTCTTCCCAACTACAAGCTGTTTCCAATTATTTCCCGATCAAATCTGCCAAAACAGGAATGTTATATTCTAAGGACATCATCAAAGCCGTTGCGGCATTCTTTTACGAAAACCCAGACATACAATTGGTTTTGGATCCTGTCATGGTGGCAACTAGTGGTGCCAAACTACTCAAGGATGATGCAATTCAATCTCTCATTGAAGATTTAATTCCATTATCGAAATTAATCACACCTAACCTAGACGAAGCCTCGCTTTTGTTAGGTGAGACAATCAACCAGTATGATCAATTAGTGCCAATGGCTAAAAAATTATACAAAAAATTCAATGTGCCAGTTTTACTAAAAGGCGGTCATTTGCCAAATGCTATCGAAGCAATTGATGTTTTATTTGATGGAAATTCCGTTTACGAATTTTCAAAAACCTTTCTCAAAGACAAACATACTCACGGAACTGGATGCACTTATTCGGCAGCGATCACTGCCTTCTTAGCGCATGGTAAAAATTTAGCAGAAGCTGTTGGGTCCGCTAAAGAATACTTACACTTAACATTGGAAGATGATATTGTTACAGGACCTATCCATCATTTAAATCACTTCCCGGAACCAAGTAACTAA
- a CDS encoding ATP-binding protein, with amino-acid sequence MNLEIPVSISTHFESMLKRMGNNLPNHWVSNKTRFLLSYSGGKDSSILLLFLKYLKDKYKIETPHLFYLSHGIREIQDEENEMLVYLENFGFPFSFVKKKSQISP; translated from the coding sequence ATGAACCTAGAAATTCCGGTCTCCATTTCCACCCATTTTGAATCAATGCTCAAACGAATGGGTAACAATCTTCCAAATCATTGGGTTTCAAACAAAACTAGATTTTTACTTTCCTATTCTGGTGGAAAAGACTCCAGTATCCTTCTCTTATTTCTTAAATACCTAAAAGACAAATACAAAATCGAAACTCCTCATCTGTTTTATCTCTCACATGGAATCAGAGAAATCCAGGATGAAGAAAACGAAATGTTAGTTTATTTAGAAAACTTTGGTTTTCCATTTTCGTTTGTAAAAAAAAAATCCCAAATCTCGCCTTAA
- a CDS encoding sigma-54-dependent Fis family transcriptional regulator — translation MNSTQDPDGLLELILDRCIQICGVESGSLMLIDEKQSVLDAVTSRGMNQQLLRETKLKIGQGITGMAASTGKAKLVNDVSKDPDYIQVKEEIKSELVAPMIVEDDIIGVISLDSNRLNAFTPDMLEIVSVLANQAGQIFKNLQTIRSLEQRTKIQATLIEISKVVSSTLDQNEVFDSIMVTMEKSLRLEKGSIVLFNKEEALLRIVAASGLSPEEIEKGTYQPGEGITGKVYESGEPIIIESVASHPDFLNRVGYLSHFKHDPHNVSLLCAPILSEQTTLGVVNAFIVQNKHTDLKSFLDFLQVVASIISQSIKIQNLVEEAKKEISRENIQLKRELKNKYKFGSLIGKAASMEKMFEKIQLVADSRASVLITGESGTGKEMIANAIHYNSSRSENPFIKINCAAIPENLLESELFGHKKGSFTGAVTDKKGKFELADTGTIFLDEIGEMDLNLQSKLLRVLQEREIEAIGSTKAKKVDVRIIAATNAELEQLVAEKKFRADLFYRLNVVKINTPPLRDRVEDIPLLMNHFLEKYTKDNNKAIKGISREASRLLLKYRWPGNVRELENVIERAVVLAQDEILNEEDFSDILSNMEELPESTVEVSNTNHVESVSGMEPLDLGSGRLTSGQLDGLDGRAMEIVVSEVESRLIQYAMKKFRYTKTRVAKFLGINRNTLDKKIKELNIEY, via the coding sequence ATGAATTCCACCCAGGACCCCGATGGCCTTCTGGAACTCATTTTGGACCGTTGCATTCAAATCTGTGGGGTAGAATCGGGGTCTCTCATGCTCATCGATGAGAAACAGAGTGTCCTTGATGCTGTTACCTCTCGCGGTATGAACCAACAATTACTCAGGGAAACCAAATTGAAGATTGGCCAAGGGATTACGGGGATGGCTGCTTCCACTGGAAAAGCAAAATTGGTTAATGATGTTTCCAAAGATCCGGATTACATTCAGGTCAAAGAGGAAATCAAGTCAGAACTAGTGGCTCCCATGATTGTAGAAGATGATATCATTGGTGTGATCTCACTCGATTCCAATCGATTGAATGCATTTACACCGGATATGTTGGAGATTGTAAGTGTCCTTGCAAACCAAGCGGGTCAGATCTTTAAAAACTTACAAACCATTCGTTCCCTAGAACAACGAACAAAAATCCAAGCAACTCTCATCGAAATTTCTAAGGTTGTCAGTTCCACATTAGACCAAAATGAAGTGTTTGATTCCATCATGGTGACAATGGAGAAATCACTTCGTTTGGAAAAGGGTAGTATTGTCTTATTCAATAAAGAAGAAGCCTTATTACGCATTGTAGCTGCATCAGGTTTATCTCCCGAAGAAATTGAAAAAGGTACCTACCAACCTGGTGAAGGTATCACAGGAAAAGTATATGAGTCAGGGGAACCAATCATTATTGAATCGGTTGCATCACATCCTGATTTTTTAAACCGAGTTGGTTATTTATCTCATTTTAAACATGACCCACATAACGTAAGTTTATTGTGCGCGCCAATATTAAGTGAACAAACTACACTCGGAGTAGTGAATGCTTTTATTGTCCAAAATAAACATACTGATTTAAAATCTTTTTTAGATTTTTTGCAAGTTGTTGCATCAATCATTTCACAATCGATTAAAATTCAAAATCTTGTGGAAGAAGCCAAAAAGGAAATTTCTCGAGAGAACATCCAATTAAAGAGAGAACTCAAAAATAAATATAAATTTGGATCACTCATTGGAAAAGCTGCAAGTATGGAGAAGATGTTTGAAAAAATCCAACTAGTTGCTGATTCAAGAGCTTCTGTTCTCATTACTGGAGAATCTGGAACTGGAAAGGAAATGATTGCGAATGCAATTCATTACAATAGTTCTCGTTCAGAAAATCCATTCATCAAAATCAATTGTGCAGCAATTCCTGAAAATTTACTCGAAAGTGAATTGTTTGGACACAAAAAGGGATCTTTTACTGGAGCTGTGACCGATAAAAAAGGAAAGTTTGAACTTGCAGATACAGGTACAATTTTCTTAGACGAAATAGGTGAAATGGATTTAAATTTACAATCGAAGTTACTGCGTGTTTTACAGGAACGTGAGATTGAAGCCATTGGATCAACCAAGGCTAAAAAAGTAGATGTAAGGATCATTGCTGCAACAAATGCCGAATTAGAACAGTTAGTTGCTGAAAAAAAATTCAGAGCAGATTTGTTTTATCGTTTGAATGTTGTCAAAATCAATACACCACCACTTCGTGATCGAGTTGAGGACATTCCACTTTTAATGAATCACTTTTTAGAAAAATACACAAAAGATAATAATAAAGCGATCAAAGGAATCTCACGAGAAGCATCCCGACTGTTACTTAAATACAGATGGCCAGGGAATGTTAGAGAATTAGAGAATGTAATTGAACGTGCTGTTGTTCTTGCCCAAGACGAGATATTGAATGAAGAAGATTTTTCTGATATTCTTTCGAACATGGAAGAGTTGCCTGAAAGTACAGTAGAAGTATCCAATACAAATCACGTAGAATCAGTTTCCGGAATGGAACCATTGGATTTAGGATCTGGTCGATTGACCTCAGGGCAACTGGATGGATTGGATGGGCGAGCTATGGAAATCGTTGTGAGTGAAGTTGAGTCTCGTTTGATCCAATATGCGATGAAAAAGTTTCGTTACACCAAAACGAGAGTTGCAAAATTTTTAGGCATTAATCGTAACACATTGGATAAAAAAATCAAAGAACTCAATATCGAGTATTAA
- a CDS encoding SpoIIE family protein phosphatase produces the protein MNEESDFERICLLCAEPRVPSGLTQRGRFFCQTCQREWILEKRKIPRVGKNVLNSEEKTEFLLENLSLFNSSLGLEDLMFRFSELIADRLKKDKIAIFITNLELGEIKLAHYYSKQKYLQRAIKRFTLDYDLSYGILVEAMANREPCFYKFSDQTHPFYSFYSKLTGTKSQLVLPILYANIAVGMITIDYDEEDPTEYIEDEEILKIIVGQFAVSLRNSLLFSKSKNQSKHFRSLHTAALTLSQLYLNNHNEMIRMILLTLSGIVDSSISCLIEFPIDSAKVKVFKVYRDLDNYELKTHTESIESKELNSILQTKEIMTIDPIKIPILETLGIVGKESMIVPVKLENGTICIFILAKQDSRFPNEEIEALNAFVSLARITMENSNLYQNLSNKERLEKEIEIAKEIQSNLLPRNTPEAEGFSFGGFMVPARGIGGDYYDFILSPNRNELFVCIGDVSGKGVAAGLVMATVRTILHSLVRVKDSPWEILNDINNYLYSSYKEAITPRFMSMILIRWNLVTDEVDVSGAGHGNFYHYHVNQKSLQSIETGGVILGISPDISKFKNESKLQFHAGDTILLFTDGVTEALNASEKQYGEPSLEKSFLSNIELEPKKILENIYLDLKEFVKEQEQHDDITMVAVRKI, from the coding sequence ATGAACGAGGAATCGGATTTTGAAAGGATCTGTCTGTTATGCGCCGAACCTCGGGTTCCCAGTGGACTCACCCAAAGAGGCCGTTTTTTTTGCCAAACATGCCAAAGGGAATGGATCTTAGAAAAAAGGAAAATCCCTCGTGTTGGAAAAAATGTTCTCAATTCTGAAGAAAAAACAGAATTCCTTTTAGAAAACCTTTCCCTCTTTAATTCATCACTTGGTTTAGAAGACCTAATGTTTCGATTTAGTGAATTGATCGCAGATCGATTAAAAAAAGATAAAATCGCAATATTTATCACCAATCTAGAGTTAGGTGAAATTAAATTAGCACATTATTACTCAAAACAGAAATACTTACAAAGAGCTATCAAACGTTTTACCCTAGATTATGATTTGAGTTATGGAATCCTAGTAGAAGCAATGGCGAATCGTGAGCCATGTTTTTATAAGTTCAGTGACCAAACTCATCCTTTTTATTCCTTTTATTCAAAACTTACAGGAACAAAGTCGCAATTAGTATTACCAATCTTATATGCAAATATAGCTGTTGGGATGATTACAATTGACTACGATGAAGAGGATCCAACCGAATACATCGAAGATGAGGAAATACTAAAAATTATTGTCGGACAATTTGCCGTATCTCTCAGAAATTCTCTTTTATTCTCCAAATCAAAAAATCAGTCAAAACATTTCAGAAGTTTACATACAGCTGCTCTTACACTAAGCCAACTGTATTTAAACAATCATAATGAAATGATACGTATGATCCTACTCACCTTGTCTGGGATTGTAGACTCTTCTATTTCCTGTTTAATTGAATTTCCAATTGATAGTGCTAAGGTTAAAGTATTTAAAGTCTATCGAGATCTGGATAATTATGAATTAAAAACTCATACAGAATCCATTGAATCAAAAGAATTAAATTCAATTTTACAAACAAAAGAAATTATGACAATTGATCCTATTAAGATTCCAATCTTAGAAACATTAGGTATCGTTGGGAAAGAATCAATGATTGTTCCAGTCAAATTAGAAAATGGAACCATCTGTATTTTCATATTAGCAAAACAAGATAGTAGATTTCCAAATGAAGAGATCGAAGCCTTAAATGCATTTGTTTCCCTTGCTCGAATCACAATGGAAAATTCCAATTTGTACCAAAACCTTTCGAACAAAGAAAGATTGGAAAAAGAAATTGAAATCGCAAAAGAAATCCAAAGTAATCTTTTGCCCAGAAATACTCCTGAAGCGGAAGGTTTTTCCTTTGGTGGATTCATGGTTCCTGCTCGTGGTATTGGTGGTGATTATTACGATTTTATCCTTTCACCGAATCGAAATGAATTATTTGTGTGTATCGGAGACGTGAGTGGTAAAGGTGTTGCTGCAGGCCTTGTGATGGCGACTGTCCGAACCATATTACATTCGCTTGTGAGAGTCAAAGATTCACCTTGGGAAATTTTAAACGATATTAACAATTATCTCTATTCTAGTTATAAAGAAGCTATTACACCTAGATTTATGAGTATGATTTTGATTCGTTGGAATTTGGTGACCGATGAAGTTGATGTGTCTGGTGCAGGTCATGGAAATTTTTACCATTACCATGTGAACCAAAAGTCTTTACAATCAATTGAAACAGGTGGAGTCATTTTAGGAATTAGCCCCGATATTTCAAAATTCAAAAATGAATCTAAATTACAATTCCATGCAGGAGATACAATTTTACTTTTTACAGATGGGGTAACGGAAGCACTCAATGCATCGGAAAAACAATACGGTGAACCGAGTCTAGAAAAAAGTTTCCTTTCAAATATAGAATTAGAACCAAAAAAGATACTGGAGAATATCTATTTGGATTTAAAAGAATTTGTCAAAGAACAGGAACAACACGATGATATCACTATGGTGGCTGTGAGAAAAATATGA